The nucleotide window TGACAGCAGCGGCGACTGGTATCTATGATGGCAGGCCGCTTACTGCCCATGCGTCTGATTACGCAGCCATCCGGAAGCAATATAATAAGCCACAATGGGTTGATAACATACGCGTAACCCGCAGTGGAAGCCTGTATAGCACCGCAGGCGTTTCAAATGCCACGGATGGGGCACTTTTTATCATTGATACCCTTTGGGGGCATCAAACGATGTTAGGGGTAAGCAAGTTGATCAACTATACGGCTTCTCCCCAACAAACAGCACATAAGAGTACTCCCATTGGTTTCGGTGATAAAATAGCCATCGGCAAAAAAGTATTGTTCGGAAAAAACAGGCAGATCGGGGTATTATTGCAGGATGGTGCCAATGAGTTGGAGCTGGCTGCGGTATTAGATACGTATAACCGGACCTTTCCTAAATCACTGGAAAGTGTAACATTGACAAGTAGCAGCATAACCACAGGCTATGGACTCACTTTACTGCCAACCGCCAGTTTGGATAAATTCCATCCGGATGAGCTTCATGTTTTGTATCCGGATAAGCTTCCGTCAAAAATTCAATTCCTGTCAGAGCCTTCAGTAGTGGTTAGTTATGACCGGCAGAACCCCCTGTATATCATAGACGCTTGCCTGAACCGAATCCAGCTGCAATATGGCCCAAGATACACCGAAGTGGTAAAGCGGTTACTCGACTATAACTAAACCCTCTACAGTCCTTTTGGCGTCCTTTTCCGAATATGACGACACGACGTCAGGAAAGTAGTTTAACAATTGCCTCATGACATAAGAATATATATATTGAAGAGAGATTGTAATTTGTTCAACACTTGTGCAGATAAGATTTAAATGTTGATTTGACAATTATTTCGCGTGCATATATGAAAAACTTACTTGTCTTTCTGTTGGTATCCCTGCGATGGCAGTAGCTCAATCTTCCCGATTGCAATTATTTACCCCGGGTTAACCTGCCTGGTAAATACCTGCAGTAATCTACAGCATACGGACTTATGATGATTGAAATCTGATATTCAAATTGAAGCTTTTATTGTTCAGACAATATTCTATCATCATAGTCTACTGAAAAATGGATTGATGGATATTTTATCATTTTTCTGAAAGTTGAGGGAGGGATAGACTTATATTTCAGAAACTGTTTATTAAAGTTTGGAAGCGTATTGAAACCGCTTTCGAAACATATTTCAATCACACTTTTGTTAGTGTCCTTTAGGAGTTTACAGGCATAACCTATCCTGATTTCGTTCAGATAGTCGACATAGGTCTTTTTGGTGCTTCTGCGGAAATACTTACAGAATGCAGGTATGCTCATGCTTACTACCGTCGATACTTCCCGGAGGCTGATTTTGTTCCGGAAGTTATTGTTGGTATATTGAAGTATCAAATCGATTTCTTCCTGTTTTAAACTATAGGTAGCGTCTGGTGCCTGTGAGGATAGTGCTATGTGATCTTCTGATTCAGCCATCATATTCAGGCACTGGAAGAGGCTGATGATGCGCGCAAATCGTTGCTGATTTTCCAGATCCCGGATTATGCAGGCCATTTTTTCTCTATAATTACCGATTATCTTCAACCCCTGCGTAGCAGCTAGCAAAAGCTTCTTCAAATATATTCCTTCCGGTAAATTAATCAGATCGCTCCCCAAAAAGTTATCAGGAAATTGAATAACTACTGCGCTGGTAATTATATCGCCGGACTTCTGAAAGGTATGAGGCAGATTGGGCGCAAGGAAGAAGATATCTCCCGGTCTGAAATCTCCAATATAATCTCCAACAAAAGCAGAGCCTTCACCTTCCAAAATCAAAATGAGTTCATATTCATTGTGTTGATGCCAGGGTACTTCAAAGTTGGGCGTACGATAAGTTCTGGCTACAAAGGATGTATTTTCTGATAACGTGAGTTTCTCTATTAGCGGCTTCATGATATTCATGAGTGTAAATATTATAATGTATTAGTGGCGGCGCCGGCGATGCTCGGGGAAATAATTTATTTCGTTTCCAAACCGACATTGTCAGAAAACTAAGATATGAATTCTCAGTAAGTTATGTTCATCAAGGTGGAGAAAATAAGGAATGGATAGCACAATTGGAGAGCAAATTAAAAAGTATACCGGAATTTGCCGGAGCTGGCATGCCTTTCAGAGGGAGCAGGATTTTCTAAGCCTATCGTATATAATAGTTTATGTTTTGTAGATAATAGGAGTAGTCACGGGTGGTGCCGCCACGTACCTTTATTGCATCATATTTTATCAGATAACGTCCTGTCTTTAGCACTTGTTGGTTGGCAATGCACGTTGCTGTTATCTGTCTGTATGGCATTTTTATCTAATTGAATCAAATTAATGGGTATGTATTTTATTGGTTACGATATTGGTTCCTCCTCCATAAAAGCTGCATTACTCGATGCGGATAGTGGCAGATGTATGGCATCTGCCATCAGTCCTTCCAGGGAGATGCCCATACAGGTACCCTATAAAGGATGGGCGGAGCAGGAGCCGGAAAGCTGGTGGCGGGAGATAATCGCCGCCACAGATTTATTAAGGCAACAAGTCCGGATTGATTCCTCCGCCATTGGTGGCATCGGTATTGCCTATCAGATGCATGGGCTGGTATGTGTAGATAAACAACAGCAGGTGCTGCGCCCGGCTATTATCTGGTGCGACAGTCGTGCTGTGCATATAGGCAATAGGGCATTCAATGCATTGGGAAAACAATATTGTCTCGATCATCTGCTTAATTCCCCTGGAAATTTTACGGCTTCCAAATTGCGATGGATATATGAAAATGAACCACATATCTATGAACGCATTGATAAGGTCATGCTGCCTGGAGATTTCATTGCCATGAAGCTTACAGGCGATATATGTACAACTGTTTCCGGTCTTTCAGAAGGGGTCTTATGGGATTTCAAAGCCAATGCCATCAGCAGGAAACTATTGGACTATTATAATATAGATGAAAGCCTGATACCTGCTGTAGTGCCTGCCTTCGGCGTACAAGGGGCACTTACTGCCGCTGCTGCAGCGGCGTTACAGCTGCCAGCAGGCATACCCGTTACTTACCGTGCAGGTGATCAACCCAACAATGCTTTGTCGCTCAATGTGCTGAAACCCGGGGAAGCCGCAGCTACGGCAGGCACTTCGGGCGTAGTGTATGCCGTGCATGATAAACATGCATCTGACCTGCAAAGCCGTGTTAACACCTTCGTACACGTCAGCAATGATGAACAGCATCTCCGTGACGGCGTATTGATGTGCCTCAACGGGACAGGGATCGCCAATAGCTGGTTGAAAAATATGCTGGGTGATATTGATTACGCTGCTATGAACAGCGAAGCTGCTGCATGCGCTCCCGGCGCAGATGGCCTGCTGGTATATCCATTTGGCAACGGTGCAGAGAGGATACTGGGCAGCAGGCATATA belongs to Chitinophaga sp. HK235 and includes:
- a CDS encoding DJ-1/PfpI family protein; translation: MKNSKVTYGILLITGMTMIWFFYACAPVREFMRWKTFEGHSTFSYQRPGFDSTKETVILVADNEGTEIFDLMAPYYLFSATGKANVYVVAEKKEPVIIRKGLFLLPHFSFDEFDSTGINAKVIVIPNLSAMDARHQNPKIVNWIKKHYHDSTVMLSVCDGALTAAATGIYDGRPLTAHASDYAAIRKQYNKPQWVDNIRVTRSGSLYSTAGVSNATDGALFIIDTLWGHQTMLGVSKLINYTASPQQTAHKSTPIGFGDKIAIGKKVLFGKNRQIGVLLQDGANELELAAVLDTYNRTFPKSLESVTLTSSSITTGYGLTLLPTASLDKFHPDELHVLYPDKLPSKIQFLSEPSVVVSYDRQNPLYIIDACLNRIQLQYGPRYTEVVKRLLDYN
- a CDS encoding xylulokinase, with product MYFIGYDIGSSSIKAALLDADSGRCMASAISPSREMPIQVPYKGWAEQEPESWWREIIAATDLLRQQVRIDSSAIGGIGIAYQMHGLVCVDKQQQVLRPAIIWCDSRAVHIGNRAFNALGKQYCLDHLLNSPGNFTASKLRWIYENEPHIYERIDKVMLPGDFIAMKLTGDICTTVSGLSEGVLWDFKANAISRKLLDYYNIDESLIPAVVPAFGVQGALTAAAAAALQLPAGIPVTYRAGDQPNNALSLNVLKPGEAAATAGTSGVVYAVHDKHASDLQSRVNTFVHVSNDEQHLRDGVLMCLNGTGIANSWLKNMLGDIDYAAMNSEAAACAPGADGLLVYPFGNGAERILGSRHIGASVRYLDFNRHGRRQLLRAVQEGIVFGLNYGLEIMSAMDLKIHRVRAGNANMFLSPLFREIFANTANTVIELYNTDGAQGAARGAAIGAGYVNMEEAFRGMERLMVVEPEATLQVQYREVYGKWLTELRSKL
- a CDS encoding AraC family transcriptional regulator; translation: MNIMKPLIEKLTLSENTSFVARTYRTPNFEVPWHQHNEYELILILEGEGSAFVGDYIGDFRPGDIFFLAPNLPHTFQKSGDIITSAVVIQFPDNFLGSDLINLPEGIYLKKLLLAATQGLKIIGNYREKMACIIRDLENQQRFARIISLFQCLNMMAESEDHIALSSQAPDATYSLKQEEIDLILQYTNNNFRNKISLREVSTVVSMSIPAFCKYFRRSTKKTYVDYLNEIRIGYACKLLKDTNKSVIEICFESGFNTLPNFNKQFLKYKSIPPSTFRKMIKYPSIHFSVDYDDRILSEQ